The stretch of DNA AATAACCTTGGTATGGGAAATGGAAATTATGTGATGGGAATGCACCTAGTACAATATGGTCCCATCAATCATAGTTTGGATGCTGAAATTTATGAGGTACTCTCTCCTACAGATTATGAATATCGTTCTAGAACAAATCCACTGTGTAGAGATTTACAAATTGTTATTCGCAACAACGGTTCTACTCCGCTAACTAGTTTGACCATTACTTATAATGTGGTTGGAGGTCAAGCGGAGACGTTTAACTGGACGGGAAATCTTGATTTTGGTGAAATGGAAACCGTTACGTTACCTGTTCCCAGCCTAAGTTTTTGGGTGGGCAATGGCTCGCAACACTTTACAGCAACGGTTAGTAATCCGAATGGTGGAACGGATGAGTATCCTGCCAATGATTACATCAAATCTCATTTTGAAGTGCCTACTAACTATTTGTCAGGCATTAAATTAGAATTTAAGACCAACAATAGAGCTTCAGAAAACTCTTATACAATTACCAATGAATCAGGAACGGTAATGCTTTCTCGTAGCAATATGACGAATAATACTACCTATAGAGATACCTTAAACTATCCTCCTGGTTGTTATACCTTAGAGGTATTGGATAGCGGTAATGATGGTTTGTCTTATTGGGCGAATACTGCTGCGGGTGGTGGCTTCTGCCGCTTCTTGGGCTCTTTCTTGCCTTTCCCTGTAAAAACTTTCGAGCCTGAGTTTGGTCGCCGCCTAACCTATAGCTTTAGTATTGATATGGGCGTTTCAACAGAGGATATTCCTCAAGAGACTGCTTATAGCAAGGTGTTCCCAAATCCTAATGATGGTACCTTTACGATAGAATTGATGGGCTATCAAACAGAAGTAAGCTTATCGCTTTATAATGTTGTTGGCAAATTGGTTGAACAACGAATTGTAAGCAATCCATTTAATACCGTAGAACAGTTTAACATCAAAAAAATGCCTGCTGGTGTTTATCTGATGAAGGTGGTTAGCGACGAAAAAGAAACAACACATAAAATTATTGTAGAATAAAGCACTGCTTTATCAACAAACCAAAACATAGAGGCTGTCCTAAAAAGGCAGTCTCTTTTTTTGAATAAAATACTGAAAAAAATAAACAATTTGAATCCATAATTGGTTATGGATGGTAATAATAACTCCTGTATACAAAAAAGCAAATCATGAAGACTTTATTGTTAACTGTATTAACTAGTCTGCTATTTATCAGTAGCGCCCCAAAACCTCAAACTGTTTACGATATAAAAGTGCAAGACATTATTGGCAACAAGGTTTCTTTATCTAAATATAAGGGTAAAGTGCTATTGATTGTAAATGTGGCTTCTAAATGTGGCTATACCAATCAATACGAAGATTTACAAGCCTTGTACGAAGAGTATCAAGATGACGATTTTGTAGTGCTAGGCTTTCCTGCCAATAACTTTAGAAACCAAGAACCTGGTACCAACGAAGAAATTAATCGCTTTTGTACGGGCAAATTTGGGGTGACCTTTCCCATGTTTTCCAAAATTTCGGTCAAAGGGGAGGATATGCATCCCTTATATCGATACTTGACTTCAAAAAAAGAAAATGGCAAACTCAATGCTCCTATTCAATGGAATTTCCAAAAGTTTTTAGTAGGAAAAAATGGCAAGGTAATCCGCTATTTTAAACCTGAAGAACGAGTAAAAGATGCGCTTATCAAAAAAGCAATCCGTAAACACGTTAAGGGAGAATAAGCCTTTTTAGGCTTTACGCTCTTGTCCAATTCCTTAATCATAAAAAGAAACTCTTCCCTAATCATTTTAGAGAAGAGTTTTTTTTATTTTAATATATAACTGAATAAAATTTCCTTACACAACCTTTTGGATTAATTTTTGTTCGAAAGAGAACGCTTAAGTGTTTTGAGGTCTAATCCCCCTAGATGTCAATTCAGCTTATTAAGCTGCTGCCCTCCTTTTGCCGTAAGTGTGTTTTTAAACAAAAACACATCTTATACTATTCTGAATATCATCTTTTTATTACTTTAGACTAAAAATATTATACCAATAAGCTAGCTTTGCTAGCTCCTGTAATAATCACCACGCAGTAGTATGGTAGGTAACATGGTGCAATTCCCTTTATCTGTGTTAACGCTATTACTGTATTCCAAACAACAAACCATGAAAATTTTATTATTAACTGTATTAACTAGTCTGCTCTTTATCAGCAGCGCTCCTAAACCTCAAACCATTTACGATATAAAAGTGCAAGATATTATTGGCAACAAGGTTTCTTTATCTCGATACAAGGGTAAAGTGCTATTGATTGTGAATGTGGCCTCTAAATGTGCCTTCACCAATCAATACAAAGATTTACAAGCCTTGTACGAAGAATATCAAGACGATGATTTTGTGGTATTGGGCTTCCCTGCCAATAATTTTCTGAATCAAGAGCCTCACAGCAATGAGGAAATCAATCGCTTTTGTACCAGCAAATTTGGAGTGACTTTTCCCATGTTTTCCAAAATTTCGGTCAAAGGAAAGAAAATACATCCGCTGTATCAATACTTGACTTCCAAAAAAGAAAATGGACGATTAAATGCTCCTGTTCAATGGAACTTTCAAAAATTCTTGGTGGGCAAAAATGGCAAGGTCATTCGCTATTTTAAACCTACAGAACGGGTAAAAAATACCCTCATCAAAAAGGCTATTCGTAGGCATATTAAGGGGGAGTAAGGGGCGTTTCTATTATAATCTTGGAAGGAAGAGCCGAGCAGTTATTATTATTGGGGAGAAAATTAATCTCCCCAATAAAGCACGCTCATTGATCTTAAAAAGCTTTATTAAGCTCCTTTTAATAGAGCTTGATAATGCTCTTCATTGCAGTTGGCTCTAAATGTAATGGAAGAGATAGGAAGTTCTTCATCCATCTTATTTGGAAATGGAAGAATTCTACTACCATCTCTTTGAATATTAAATGGACCAAAAGTATAGAAACTTCCATCCTGCGTCATCACATCAATAGTAACATTAGTATAATCGTGACTTAATGCTTGTATGTTGAAATGATTTTCGCGTTGATTAATAATCATATTTAAATCTCTTCCTCCTAAACTTAGAGGACCTGATGCCCAATTATTTAAACTAGTAATTAGCCCTCCAGAATCAAAACTATTTTCAGAACTAAATTGTCCTTGATCATCAAATATTCTCCAAGATACAGTCCCCGCTAAGTTTTTACGAAGTGGCTCCGTTAAATCTATTTCCTCAGCAGGTTTAAAAAAAACATCCTTTGCCTCTTGAGCACGTCCCACATTATTTACCGAGGTACAACTTAAAGCAACTGAAGATGCCGAAGTATTATTTCCATAGGTTTTTCCATCTTTGTATATTAGTTCTATTGGACCTATTCTATTAGAAGGTTCTGAAGTAAGATCACTATTAGTACTAAATTCACGAACAACTGCGCCTATAGCTCTTCTTCCATATTTCCAAAGACTACTCCAAAAATTTATATTCTCATTCATAATTTTCTAATTTTAATTGTGTGTGAATAATTTTAATAATTGATGCATCATTAATACAACACAAATATAGATTCAAAACATATATCAATCTTACCCCATAAATAGTAAATCGCCAACTCCCCCGAAACAGGTAGAAAACTAAAACAGTCAACAATAAAGCTCCTGAAAAAACAAAAAAAGCCCCTACAGACCAGATAAAGTCCATAGAGGCAATTCCCTTATGTAAGGGGTGTATTTTTATTCGACCAATCCTTCTTCGATGGCATAACGCACTAAAGCAGCTACCTTATTAATACCCAGTTTTGAAAAAATATTTTTGCGATGGGTATCTACTGTTAGAGGACTAACAAAAAGTCGTCTGGCTATTTCATTGGTACTCATCCCCTCCGCAATAAGTCTAGTAACTTCTTTTTCTCGGCGAGTCAATTCTACGGAATAAGTCGTTTTTTGGGGTTGATAGCTACTCATAATAATATCAGTAACCCGACGATCATAGTAAGCATTCCCATCCATAATGCTATAAATTGCTTCTAACAAGTTGTCTTTTCCTGTATCTTTTAATAGGTAACCATCTATATTTGCTTTGAGCATTTTTTTGATCTTATGCGGCTCGCTATAAGTGGTCAATACTAAGATTTTAACGGTAGGATGTAATTCTTTTATTTTAAGGGCAGCCTCTAGCCCATCCATAACAGGCATTCCCAAATCCAAAAGCACCAAATCAGGCTGTAATGTGGGAATTCGGTTAAGCAGTGTTACACCATTCAGTGCTTCTCCTACAATTTGGATTCGCTCTTCATCTGCTAATAAAAGTTTTAGACCATCGATAACTATTTGGTGGTCGTCTGCAATAATAATATTAATCATTGGTTGTATTTTTTATTGAATTGTTTATGGATTGGAAATCATAGATGGCAAGCTTATAACAACCGTAGTTCCACGGCCTTTGTGAGAGTCTACCTGTACTGCTCCCTTCAATTTTTGGACTCGTTCTGAAATGCTATTCAAGCCAAGCCCTCCTGAGGCAACATGCTGCACATCAAAGCCCTGCCCATCGTCTTCCATCATTAGTGTTATCTCGCTTTCACTTTGATTGATTTGAAGAATTGCGTGAGAAGCTTGTGCATGTTTGAGTATATTCGAAAATAATTCTTGCACAATTCTATATAATGTTAGTTCAGTCTCGTTAGGCAAACTAAAGTGTTCCCCAAAGTAATTAAAATCTACTTTAAATTGCTGTGTATTTCGGATGCGCTGTACTAGGTTTTCAATAGCTTTTTTTAAATCAAAATTAAATCGCTCCCCTGTTGCCATTTGATGCGAAATCGAACGAACTTCTGTGCAGGCCTGTCCAATTAATTGCTCCATTATTTGATATTGATTTTGCACTGCTTTTTCTTCTGTTTGGGGTCTACCTGCCTCATGCTGGTATTTTAAGGTTGCCAAAAAGCTCCCCAAAGTATCGTGAATATCTTTTGCCAAACTTTTCCGTTCCTTTTGTTGAGCAGCAAAGACCACATCAAGCGTTTCTATTTCCTGCTCCTGAATAAGCTGATTGATCTGTTTATTATGCAATTCAGTAGCATGTTTTAATACAATTTTCTGTTGCTGCTGTCTATAATACAAAAACAAACTCAGCAAGCCCATAATCACTAAGATCAAAAGACTACCTAACAGTAATAAATTAAACTGTTTGGTTTTGAGTTGATTCTCTAATTCAATGTTATCATTAACAATATTCAACTGTGCAATTTCTTGCTCTTTTTGCTTGGTGTGATACTGTTCTTGGAGGCTTACCAACTGATGATTGTTTCGATTATTTACCAAGCTGTCTTTTATAATTGTATACTGCTCAAACCATTTTAGGGAGGCTTCAAAATCTCCCATATATTGCTTGGTTTCATACAAGCCAAAAAGTGCGGTTCGTTGCTCTACCAATAGCTCTAAATCTTGCCCTATTTTTAGCCCCTCTTGATAATATTGTATGGCTTTAGGATAATTTTTTAGATAAAAATAATTTGCTCCATAAGCATTTGCAATACTAACCATCGAATGTAAATCCTCTTTTTCCTTCGCTACCTTTTCGGCGAATTGAAGATAGTCCAATGCCAATTGATACTCCCCTACTTCGCTATAAGCAAAAGCCAAATTGAGTTGTGCAATCGCAATTGCCGCCTGTTCATTTCTTTGTTCAAGAACGTTTAAAGCCTTATTTAAAAGTACAATAGCCATTTGTGGCTCTTTTTGAAGCACCTTTATAATTGCAATATTTATCCATGTTTCAGCAAGTCCTACCGAATCTTGTATATCGTTATAATGAACCCGACTTTTTTCATAATATTCGAGGCTTTCAGTATAGCGTTTTTGTTCCTTATAAATTGCTGCAATATTATTATGGATGGCTGCTGCACCAGCTCTATCCTCCAATTGTTCTTTCAAGGCAGCACTTTGCATGTAATATTCAATCGCTAGGGTCCAATGCTCTTTCAACAAATGAATATTCCCCATATTCAAATAAACCCTACTTTGCCCTTTATA from Aureispira anguillae encodes:
- a CDS encoding glutathione peroxidase, with amino-acid sequence MKTLLLTVLTSLLFISSAPKPQTVYDIKVQDIIGNKVSLSKYKGKVLLIVNVASKCGYTNQYEDLQALYEEYQDDDFVVLGFPANNFRNQEPGTNEEINRFCTGKFGVTFPMFSKISVKGEDMHPLYRYLTSKKENGKLNAPIQWNFQKFLVGKNGKVIRYFKPEERVKDALIKKAIRKHVKGE
- a CDS encoding response regulator → MINIIIADDHQIVIDGLKLLLADEERIQIVGEALNGVTLLNRIPTLQPDLVLLDLGMPVMDGLEAALKIKELHPTVKILVLTTYSEPHKIKKMLKANIDGYLLKDTGKDNLLEAIYSIMDGNAYYDRRVTDIIMSSYQPQKTTYSVELTRREKEVTRLIAEGMSTNEIARRLFVSPLTVDTHRKNIFSKLGINKVAALVRYAIEEGLVE
- a CDS encoding tetratricopeptide repeat-containing sensor histidine kinase, with the translated sequence MQWIMMTMENLNQWIRAKSLSILLLFIGLSNGMVAQQLDSLKHQLSLKTKPSEKAVLYNEIAWAALLEKKDSVVFYAEEALAFSKQHQLQEPLIVATLQMANIYRKKKQLDLAAQHLEQAQLLLQEGAFPEQQTRYRLFSAYLALSNRNLEKAIEQFQKGYTLSFEHNPKLQFSFCMGLGYAYQKQGAYEKAEEYLKKGLEVAKTTHNWEDKIKAYNDLGNFYARQERYDEALLLYKGSLELCEQHQDYKGQSRVYLNMGNIHLLKEHWTLAIEYYMQSAALKEQLEDRAGAAAIHNNIAAIYKEQKRYTESLEYYEKSRVHYNDIQDSVGLAETWINIAIIKVLQKEPQMAIVLLNKALNVLEQRNEQAAIAIAQLNLAFAYSEVGEYQLALDYLQFAEKVAKEKEDLHSMVSIANAYGANYFYLKNYPKAIQYYQEGLKIGQDLELLVEQRTALFGLYETKQYMGDFEASLKWFEQYTIIKDSLVNNRNNHQLVSLQEQYHTKQKEQEIAQLNIVNDNIELENQLKTKQFNLLLLGSLLILVIMGLLSLFLYYRQQQQKIVLKHATELHNKQINQLIQEQEIETLDVVFAAQQKERKSLAKDIHDTLGSFLATLKYQHEAGRPQTEEKAVQNQYQIMEQLIGQACTEVRSISHQMATGERFNFDLKKAIENLVQRIRNTQQFKVDFNYFGEHFSLPNETELTLYRIVQELFSNILKHAQASHAILQINQSESEITLMMEDDGQGFDVQHVASGGLGLNSISERVQKLKGAVQVDSHKGRGTTVVISLPSMISNP
- a CDS encoding glutathione peroxidase, translating into MKILLLTVLTSLLFISSAPKPQTIYDIKVQDIIGNKVSLSRYKGKVLLIVNVASKCAFTNQYKDLQALYEEYQDDDFVVLGFPANNFLNQEPHSNEEINRFCTSKFGVTFPMFSKISVKGKKIHPLYQYLTSKKENGRLNAPVQWNFQKFLVGKNGKVIRYFKPTERVKNTLIKKAIRRHIKGE